The segment AAGATCAGGGTTTATGTTCATGGCCCCATCTGTTACAAAGAGAAGACGATCCAGTGAGCTGCTTTCAAGAACGTTGACATGGCTCATGATCTTCCCGGTTCGCAGGCCCACTTCTCTGTCCAGAACTCCCCTCAAAAAGTCATCGGTGTGGACCATCCCCTTCATTAGGATATCTGCTCTGTTACTGCTTACAAGTTCAACTGATTTTTTAATGGCCTTAAGATTGTTTGGTTCATTAAATATTTTGTCCTTTTGAATATCAAATCCATTATCTTCTGCTATTTCAATTATCTGCCTTTTATTTCCGACTAAAATATAATCTGCCATATCTAATTTTTGAGCTTTTATAACAGCTTCAAGAACAGTTGGATCCTGGGCCACGGCCACAGAGATCTGTTTTTTTGGATATGATTTAATCTTTTCAAAGACCTGCCTGAAATTGGTTATCAATTTCATTTTCCCCCAAATGTATTTACGGAAATTTCATTTCAGATGCGTAAAATTTTTACATGAACCACAAAAAAAATTGTTCCATGGATCTAGGTTTACACCATTCCCCTAGAATGAAGGTTCAAAACCTAATTTATTAAAATAGCTATGTATATTATGATATTTAATTTTAGTAGTTTTAAATGGATTTTTAGGTAAAAATCAAATACCATGCATTATAATATAGATTAAAATAAAGATTTAACCAAATTATGGATACAATATGAAGGGAGAAAAATAGCTGCTTGGAGGTGAAAATATGGTTTTAGGGATTGCTGATCCGTGGATATGGAGTGGTTACATTCTTTGCATACTTGCAACTGTACTATGTGTAGTTTATGGTATATTGAACTGGAATAAGGGTGATGAAGAAGAAACCACCTGATTTTTATCGTTCATTTTTTATTATACATCTTATTATTATTTTCAATTAATAAACAGGGTCTTCAAACTGTTCTAAATCATATTTAAAACTTTTTATTCAAAATTTGAATTATCATGGCCCAAAAAAAATCATTGTTGATCTGCCTCTTGATCTGGTAACAGATGAAGTTGATTTGGATATAATAATATAAGATTCCCATGCCCAATATTTCCCACATCCTTCAATCGGAAAGTTTAGAAACTATAAGTACCCATAAGATCATTTAAAAGATATATATTAGAGAGTTGCAGCAATAACTCCATAGTTCATATTTTAACTGCAACTTCAGTTTAGAGGTGATATCATGAGAATAATTGAAGAGATCATTGGAAAGGAAGTTCTGGATAGTTCTGCAGTCATAATTGGAAAGGTAAAGGATGTTGAAGTTAACATAGAAAACAGGACAATTGAAGCATTCATACTTGGAAAAGGAGGAATATCTGAAAGTATTGGAATTTCCAAGGGTGAGACAATAGTCCCATACGACATGATAAAACAGATAGGGGACAAAATACTCCTTAAAAATGGCTCTGAAGAGAGTGAATTTGATATAATCTAATTTGATGCAGTTAAATTTGATGAATTGAGATGGTGTTTCTTGTGGAGGTAACAGGCATCTGCAGCATATGTGGAAGGGCAGGTAAGATGTACACATGTTCCCTTTGCGGGGCAATAGTATGTGGTAACTGCTACGATATTGAAAATGGAATCTGTAAGCCATGCAAGGGAAGAGGTAAATCCATACACAAGGATACCACCAATTTATGAGGCTTTCGGATCAAATTAAAACAATCCTCAGAAACTATCAGATAAAATTCAGTGAGTGAGAACAATGAAAGACAAAAAACAGGAATTAATAACTCTTTTAAAGGAAAATGAAGTCATAAAATTTGGAAAATTCACTCTTTCATCAGGTAAAGAGAGTGATTACTACGTGGACATGAAAAGAGCAGTTACAAACCCTGAGATACTCTCTAAAGTTGCTGAAATAATATCTGAAAAAATTGAGGGGTTTGGTGTGGATAAAGTAGCAGGTCCTGCCCTTGGAGCTGTACCCATTGCTACAGCGGTTTCATTAAATGCAAAAATGCCTTTACTAATGATAAGAAAGGAAAAAAAGGGATATGGTACTTCTAAATTGATTGAAGGTGACTTGGAAGAGGGAGATTCAATCGTCGTTGTTGAGGATGTGACCACAACAGGCAAATCCCTTTTAAAAGCAATTGATGCTATCGAAAATAACAAAGGCGTTATAAAACGGGCTTTTGTGGTGGTTGACCGCAGTGAAGGTGCTTTGCAGAACTTTGAAAATAAGGGAATAAAATTAGAGCCTCTTCTATCCATAGAAGATTTCAATAAATGAAAATAAAGGAAATGAATTAATTATTCTGTCCTTTATTATTCTTCTGCTTTTTATTATTGGTTTGCTTTTGTTTTGAGTTTTTAACAGTTTTAGTTGTTGTTTTTGTAGTCATTTTAAGAAGCAATCCTTCTTTAATTGATACCTTGTGTTCAAGTGCTGCTTCCCTTTTTACAAAGCTCGTGATCTGCCCATCACAGCCTGTGACTGTTGAATTCTGTTTAAATGCCTCTATTTCACTGTTCAAACTCTTAGCTTGTCTTTCAAACTGATCTAACGCATTTAAAAGACCTTTTGCCTTTGCATTACTTCCGTAAGTTGCTTTCAAACTTTCTATTTTGGCTATCAGTGATGTTAATTTACTCTGAGTGTCTGTTAGGGTCTGAAGTTGTTGTGATGATAGTGTGGTGTTGCTGGTGTTGTTCAGGGTACTGTTATCTGAAACAGAACTGTTGTTAGTTGAAATATTTGTGGAGTTGGTTGTGGCGTTTAAAGCTTGTGTTATCTCATCTGCAAAAATAGGTACCATTAAAGCTGCACTTAAAACTGCAACCATTAAAATAATTGATATTTTTCGCACAGATCTCACCTCATAATTAGTTATAACTTCAAATTTGTTATTTAAATATATAAAGCTTTTTAAGGACTATATTTTAAAAAATAATATGTTTCTGCATTATGTGATAATTTTAAACTGCTATAAAACCTTTGAGTGAAATTTTTGTGAGTAAATTCACAAAAAAAATCGTAGTGTCAATGGTTTAAAAATTAATTTTTAAGGGATCAAACAATTTCCTTAACTTAAAAAAGAGTAAATCTATATTAAATGTAATTATTCCCTTAAATGTTTGACAAGATGTCCAAGTTCCGGTACAATTATCTTTAAGCCGGTTTTAACTGCATTTGGAGAGCCTGGCATTGAAACGATCACGGTGTTTTTATAAATCCCTGCAGTAGCTCGGCTCATAATTGCACCGGTTCCAAGCTCTTTATAGGATTCATACCTGAATATTTCCCCGAAGCCTGGGAGTTCCTTTTCAAAAAGGGGTTTTAAAGTTTCAATAGTTATATCCCGAGGACCTATACCAGTTCCACCTGTTGTTATTATTACTTCAGCATGATCATCTTGAATCATTCCTTCAACTGAGGATACAAGAAGTTCTGCATCATCTGGTATCACCTCATAACCAACAAGCTGATTCTTCTTTTTGATTGAATCTACTATGAGTCTTCCAGACAGATCTGTGTCTTCATAATTCTGCAGATCTCTGTACTTAGAATCGCTGAGTGTTAAAACTGCAGCTTTAACAGATTTTGGTGCTTTTTTCTTGTGAGTTTCCATACTTTCGCTTTTCATCCTTTCACCAGGTTTAAAATGCTTTTTTTCAAAAAAATTCTTATAAACATTTTTTGAATTGATCTTATGTTCCATGAGTTATGTAATTAATTAATTTTTTTCTCTTGGCACAGATCATAAGGGAAACCTATAAAAATTCATGATCATGGGTTAAATAAGTTTAAAATAAGTTTTTAGAAGGAGGATTTATGATTTCAGGGAATATTACTGGGAAAAGAATTAACCCTGTTATACTGTAAACATCGATATGTTTGTTATTAATTCCTTTTTTAAATCTCAAATCTTAAAACTAATACAAAAATATAAAAAGTTCAAAAAAACTGTTTTTAATATTATCAATGATGGGGAGGGCATTAGGTCCAAATCGGAGGCGGTTAATTTTCTTTGCGAAAAAATTAAGAGGAGTCTAATTTTGCCCTCCCTCAACGCTAATTTATGGTTTTCATAACATAAAAACCTTTTGAACCCAAGGCCTTTGAATTTAAACCAAGCATTTAAACCAATTCAAAGAACAAAAAAACTGATTAAAACACTTTTTTTCTATTTTAACTATTTTCTATTAGGATACAGTTAATATAAATACCTAAAGGGAGATAATAGAGATTATATGAAAAATAAGATATTTGTTCTGGATGCTTCGGCTATCATAGGTGGATTTTACTCAAAAAAATCGGCTAATTTCACAACCCCTGATGTTATATCTGAAATTAAAGATTTAAAGTCAAAAATATTGCTTCAATCTGCTATTGAAGATGGATGCATTGAAATCAAAGATCCAGATCATGATGCTCTTAAAAGCTTGGAAACAGTTTTAAATGAATCAGGAGATATTTTAAGGCTTTCTGAAGTTGATAAAAATATTGTGGCACTGGCAATTACCCTTAAAGATCAGGGATACGAGCCTACACTTGTAACGGATGATTACTCAATGCAGAATATTCTTAAAATCATTGAAATTCCTTATAGAAGTGTTTTAACCCGTGGAATAAAGGATGTGATTGGATGGGTAAAGATATGCAAGGGATGTAAAAAGAAATACCCTCCAGAGTATGGTATGGATGAATGTGAAATATGTGGCTCCAGAATCATCCGAAAAAGGGTTAAAAAGTCATGATGAGGGTTTGATCTGAACCAACTTTAAAACACGTTTAAAAACTCACTAATAAATTTTTGCATTAAACTTAAACTTTTGCATTGTATCTGAGTTATTCATTTGCATTAAATTCTATAGCTCTGATCAAAGTTGATATTATCCATTTAAAACTGTCTTTTTTTGAATTGATTTGGTATTAACAATAGTGGTATTAACAGTAGTTTTTAAAATAAAAGTTGAAGTAATCTAAATCTTTCTTATGGGATCATTTTATGAGTATTTTTTTTTGATGCTATTTTTCAAACCTTTGTAGATAATTATAAAAACCCCAGGATCCTAAGTGGTATCTTGATGAAGATTGGAGTAGTAGTTCACGGACCTCAAATGCTGGATTCAGGATACGCAGAAAAAATAATGGATATTTTAGGGAGTTATGGGGAAGTAAGGGCCAGATTAGGTGGTACTATGGGTAGAACTGCTGTTATTGATGCCAAACTTGAGAAAAAGATAGACATCACCCAAAAACTTCTGCCAAGCCAGTCAATCAACAAGTTCCTTGATGAAGACGTTGATATCATATTCCTCCTGAACTATGGAAAATCCAGTGTAACAGGCCATGCATTTGGATACAAGGTTTCAAAAAGGGCTAAAACAAATTATGGTTCTAAATACACTTCTAATATTCCATTGATACAGATAGAAAGACCTGGGGAATCTGATGGGAGTGTTGTGCCATGGGATCCTGAGCTTTCAGATCTTGCAGTGGAAATAGCCGATGCATTACGCCTTAAAACTGTAACGCCGGAATCAATAAAGAGGGAGATGAAGGATAAAACTAAATGCACCCTAAAAACTCATGAAGAAAACACTGAAGTCCAGAGGAAGGTTGCAGGTGTTTCTCCAGATGAGAACATATTCCTCAATGGAATTGTTGTGGGCAGGTCAAAATCATCTGACATCACCCTAGTTGCTGAAAACGGTGTTTTAATCAGTATAATTGGTGGGCAGCTTAAAAAACACGGTGTTGAAAAGCTCGGCAAAGTTGACCTTGAAAACGCCATAGTCAAAACAGGACTCCTCCGACGATCCAGAGTACAACCTCGCGTATTAAAATCGGATAAAAGCAACCCTAAGCTTAAGGTTACCTACCTTGATCATGCTGCAGAGGATGTCTACAGTTTGAAGGATTCTGATATTGTTGTAACTGTTGGTGATGATACAACACTCGTTGCTGCAGATATACTCTACAGATTCAACGTTCCAATCATAGGCATCACAGATGGGGATCTGGACAGGGTTGTTGAGGAGGGATTCAAGACCCGGGGTTCCATGGTTGTTGAAGTTGAAAGTGGTTGGGATGATATTATTGGCAAAAAAATCTTTTCTAAACTTTTCAATGGCCAAAAAACCATAGAAATAATGGATATAGAAAATTTTAAGGGGGAAATAATACAGATAATACGCAGTACAACAACCTCCTACAAAATATTATGAGTTCAGGTATGTCTGAATATTTTTCACAAGTATGTCTGAATATTTTCACAAAATTTTGGACAAGATATATCAATCCTAAAAATATGATCCAACTTACTATTTTTAAAATAGAATTTAAGATACAAATTTAAAGAAATTTAAATGATAAAATTCTTTAATATGTACTTAGGATAAATTAATTTAGATAAAATTTGTCAAAAAAATTTTTTAAATAATCATTCACATGCAAGTTTAACATAAAATAAAAATAAAAAGTTAAGTAGCTGATAAGAACCAATACTCAAATAAAAACCACTGTTTATATAAAAAAAGATGTTGATTGATTTCATCATGATTAAATCAAAAATTATTGTTTAATTCAATAAAATCGGGGGCATGGAATTTGGATTTAAAATCTCTCGTTGATTCTATAAGAAATTTTGAAGGTATCACACGTAAGAATCTAATAAAGGATGTTACAGGACCTCTTAATAAAACCTACAACATAGCTGGAAGAACAGTTCTGGGTTTTGGGGATGATGCATCTGCAATAGATATTGGGAACAACACCCTGCTTTTAATGGCCGCAGATGGAATGTGGGGAAAACTCATGGAAGCAGACCCATGGTGGACTGGCTACTGTTCAGTGCTTGTCAATGTCAACGATATTGCAGCAATGGGCGGAATACCAATGGGAATGACAAACGTTCTTTCAATGAACAACAAAAACATATGCAAGGAAATAATGGAAGGAATAAATGCCGGTGTTGAAAAATTTGGAGTACCCATGGTTGGGGGACACTTCCATCCTGACACACCATACAATGCCCTTGATGTTTCAATAACGGGCATAGTGGGTCGTGATGATCCAATAACAAGCTGCGGAGCAGAAGTAGGTGACAAGGTCATATTTGCAATAGATCTGGACGGTAAAAAACACCCAAAGTTCCCACTGAACTGGGACACGACCACCTTCAAAACACCGGAGCTAGTACAGGCACAGATAAAGGTTATGAACGATATTGCTAAAAAGCACCTTGTAACTGCAGGAAGAGATATAAGTAATCCTGGAGCTATTGGAACCCTTGGAATGCTCCTTGAAGCATCAGGTGCAGGTGCAAGGGTTGAACTTGAAAGCATCCCAAGAAATGAGACAGTGCCCTGGGATGAATGGCTCAAACTTTACCCTGGATCCGGCTTTGTACTAACAGCCCGGGAAGAAAATGTTGATGAAGCCATTGAAATGCTTGAAGCTGTGAACATCACTTCAAATGTTGCAGGTGAGATTATTGAAGATAAAAAGCTTCATTTAACTTACGATGATCAAGAAGAGATGGTTTTTGATTTCACTAAGGACAGGATAATGGGGATCAAGGAAAAAAGGTCTTAAAAGATATAATGGTGAATTAGATGATAAAATAACTGTATTGTGAGGCGATTATATGCTTGTAAAGGTCAATGGGGAAGATTTAGAACTTCCTGAGGGGTCAACAGTAAAGGATGCAATAGACTCTTCAGGCGCACCCTACATTGAAGGCTGTGTGCTTGGAGTCATAAAGGGCAAGGAAGAAATTGAAAGACACGTGAATAAGTACAGCATCAAAACAAGTAGGGGAAGCATAATAATCGAACTCCTACCTGAAGGTTCCAAAAGCCTTGTAAACTCATGGAAAAAGTATTACAAAGAATTTGGAAACCTCAGGATAAGATGGACAACATCAAACGAGGTTTCACTTGGCCCTGTAAAAACGGATCTCAAACCCAGCAGGGAAGAATACAGGTACAATAGATGGGATGTTATTTTAAGCCTTTCAGGATTCACTGCAGATTCCACCCACATAATATTCAGCAAAACAAAGCATGATGCAGTTTATGGAGCTCCTGAAGAGAATAAAGGAGTTTTTGCAAGGGTTGTTGGTGGTAAAAAAACCATAATGGAACTCACAGATGATGACAGGGTTATGGAAGTTAAACCCGTGCTTGAAAGGGAGAGCACAGTGAAGAGTGCAACCATCACAGACCTGAACACACCCCTATCAGATGGAAACGAAGTATTCACCTACGTACTCATAAAACCAACAGAAAAATCTCCAGAATCAGTAGAACACCTTTTTGCAGTCTTAGAGAAGGAAAAACTCACTGTGGATTATGAATCTGATTCATTCGTGGGATTCTATGGTTTACAGGGTCTTGAAAGAAATCCTGAATATGTGGATCAGAGAAGAAGGGGAACAGTAACCCTCAGAAACAGGGGTGCTGGTGTGGGACGTATCTATGTTTACAGGGAGGACAGGGTTTCAACCCCGGCCCACACAGTTGTTGGCAAGGTTCAAAGGGGAATGCAGTTAATTGACATGGTGAATTATGGAGATTACATTGCCTTAAAAACAGATGTTGATAGAATAATGACACTCTCCATGACTCAGGGTGATGCAGAAGAATTTTTAGCATCAAATGGGGTGGAACAGGTGCGTGAAGGACTTACTGATGATGATGCCCTAATTGTGGGTCAGGATCCCCTGTTCACCATGGACATAATGGGTCAGAAGAAAGTTAAAACCTTCGCAGTTCCAAAAGAGAACATAATACAAATGGAATTTGATGAGAAAGCCCCAAGATCCTCATGGTACTTCAAGAAGATCACAGGCCTTCTGGATTCACCAGTGGGATCCCTTAAGGTTCACTTTGCCTTCCCTGGAATGAAGGTGATGATGTTCGAGGGAGACAGCAAACAATCCAAGGGACTCATACCTGAAAACGTTCCAAGGGACTGTGTTAAGGCAGGACAGATAGGTCTGACCAATATGTCAAGACGCCACATTGGAATCTTGGGGGTTCGATTTGAGGACAACGATGAATTTGGACCTACAGGAGAACCCTTTGGAGGAACAAATATTGTGGGGAATATTTTAAAGGGAATGGAAAATCTTGAAAAAGTTAAGGATGGAGAGACTGTTTATGTCACAACAAAAAAACTCTGAAGTCAATCCTAAATTTGAAGTTGTTCCTGAAGATTCAAAGAACCCTGAAAGTTCCAAGGTTACAAGAATGATTATACTGGGGCCATCTGCAAGCATAAGCCAAACAGAACTTGTTGGAAAACTACACATGATGGAACTTCCCCTGACCATAAAATCAACCTGCTACGGGGCCATTGTTAACGGTGAAGAAAAGTACGTTAAGCAGGCAGTTGAAAAGATAAGAAAACTAGACTACTGCAACATATTCACCAAAGACAGGGGATTTCCACCAGGAGACCCTAGAAGATGCAGGGCTAAAAGGGGTGCTGCAAGGGAAGGATACCATCAGCTTGAAAAGGAATTTGAACTCCTCGACTTTGTAAGTGAGGCCCTTAAAAATCCTGAAAAGGTTTGTATAGAAAAACCCAAGAAGGTACCTGTTGAACTATTCAAAAAAGTTTGTAGGGAGTGTGAAAAATGAAAATAACAGCATCATCAACTGCAGGGGAAATAACACCCCTAGCACTGGCAATCCATGAGATCGCAAGCGGGCTTCCAGTAACCATGCGAACAAAAAATGTTCCAGGTGTTCGTATAGAAGATGGTGAAGTTATTGATGACAACTACACAGGCCCCATACTTGAAAAAGTTTTGGTGGATGGAAAAAAATCCCGAGAAACACCTAAAACAGGCCCTTACACAGGCATGCCTGTACTGGTTGTTCCTTTAAAGGAAGAAGGAGAAGTTATCTGTGTAATAGGTGTTGTTGATATAACAAAAGGAATTTACAGTGATATAATGCATATAACCAGAAGACCTGGAGAGATAAAACCAGAAATGTCCAAGGGGGAGTTCTATTGAAAATAGCAGTATTTCCACCTAACTCACTTATATTAGCAGACCTCGTTGAGAGAAAGGGACATGAAGCCCTAGTACTGCAGAAGGAAATAAGGAAAAAGGTAACGGATGTTGAAATAGATTCACCACCCCTGAACATAACAGAGGAAGAACCTATAAAGGGTCTTAAATACGCAGCCATAGAAGTGCCCTCTGGTGTCAGGGGAAGAATGGCAATATTCGGGCCGTTGATAGATGAAGCAGAGGCAGCCATAATAATGGAAGATGCACCCTTTGGATTTGGATGCATAGGATGTGCAAGAACCAACGAACTATCAATGTTCTGCCTCAGAAAACGGGGAATACCAACCCTGGAACTCAAATATCCAAAATCAAGGGAAGAAACAATAGAAGTTGTTAACAAGATAAACACATTTTTAGACGGGCTGGAGGAAGAAAATGGTTAAGATAGCTCAGATATCCTGTGGAACAGACTACAGTGGTGTTCAAAAAGAAATAGAAAAGGCAGCTGCAACTTTCGGATCCGAGATAATCATTCCAGAGGCTGATCTTGACTACATAGATGAGGCCTATGAAAAATTTGGATTCAACGCTGCAAGCTCAGGAATAAGACTGATGATAGCAAGGGCAATGTCCATAGTAGAGGGAAAAACAGATGCAGATGCAGTTTTCATAGCAACCTGCTTCAGATGTGCAGAGGGAGCCCTTGTAAGAAATGAGCTCAGACGTTTCATACAGCAGAACACACATCTACCAGTTGTAACCTACTCATTCACAGAGAGAACCAAGGCAGACGAACTCTTCATAAGAATGGAAGCCCTTTCAACCATAGTTGCAAGAAAGAGTTTGCTTGCACGTGAAAAACAGGAAGGTCTTACCATAGGTATAGATTCAGGTTCAACCACAACCAAAGTTGTGCTCATGGAGAACAACAAGATAATAGGAACAGGCTGGCTCCCAACAGGGGATGTTATTGAAACAGCCAACACTGGAATGGATCAGGCCTTTGAAGGTACAGGGTACAAACTGGAGGATGTTGATGGGGTTGGAGTAACAGGTTATGGAAGATTAACCATAGGACACCACATGAATGCAGCACTCATTCAGGAAGAGCTCAGTGTCAATGCAAAGGGTGCTGTGTTCCTTGCAGGTCATCAGAGGGGAGAAGCCACTGTACTGGACATAGGGGGTATGGACAACAAGGTCATAACAGTCAACGACGGCATACCTGACAACTTCACAATGGGGGGAATATGTGCAGGTGCATCTGGAAGATTCCTTGAAATGACAGCCAGAAGATTGGGTGTTGACATAACCGAGCTTGGACCCCTTGCACTCAAGGGAAACCATATGAAAGCTCAGCTCAACAGTTACTGTATAGTTTTCGGTATACAGGACCTTGTAACTTCACTTGCAGCAGGAGGCCGTAAAGAGGATGTTGCATCAGCAGCATGTTTCTCAGTTGCAGAGCAGGTCTATGAACAGCAGCTCCAGGAGATAGATGTCAGGGAACCGCTCATCCAGGTGGGGGGAACTTCACTCATAGGCGGGCTTGTTGATGCTGTGAGCACCATACTTGGAGGGATAGATGTTATCGTCCCGGAATACTCCCAGTACATTGGGGCTGTAGGTGCAGCACTTCTGGTATCTGGTTTAACCAAGAAATGAGGCCATAAAAATGAAGGTTGAATGCTACGATGAAAATGGGGCAGAAGTCTACGAGATGATCGCAAGACACATACTCCAGGAAGTACAGGTTTCCCGTGCTGTGAAGGATTTAAACATCTACGTTGATCCAAGGGAACCAGTTTTTATAATAGTTGTGAGATTTGAAAAGGCAGCAAACCCCATTCTTCTTGAAGACTTTGCAGACCACGAACTTGATAGTAAAGCCAATGAACTCTTCATAAGGATCAGGGATGAAACCTACCTACCTGATCTCCTTAAAAAACTATGGGAAATTGAGGGAAGAAACAAGGTACATCAGCCCAGCAGGTTTGAGGTCATAATAGATGATCCTAAATCTGATTTTAAGGAAATGATTGTTCGTGATCCTCAAGAGGATATGAAAAAGAAGGTATATGATGCAATGTTTCGAATAATTCCTGAGGGCTTCAGGGTTATAGAACATAAAAATGATGGAGATATCCTTGCAATGACATGTTCTGATAGTTTAATTAAAAAAGAATGGCTTGATAAGACAGATGAAATGATAGAGGAGATGAAGGAATAGTTTTAAATCCATAATTTTCCCATCATTTATACGGGTTTTAAATCTAAAAATAAGAGATTATAGGATATGTAAATGTCTTAAAAATCTGTCTTAAAAATGCAAACATTTTATAAATATTTTATAAAAAAAGTCATGTTTATTTGCAGAAAATATTCATTGAATAAGTATAAATAAGTTAAATAGTAAGTTAAACACTTATAAAATAAACAATTGTTATGAAGAATTGATAAATTATAATTCTGAATAAATTGGACTGAAACTTTTAATTTAATTCCTTATTCCCATTTGGAGGAACTAAAAATGAACGAATCAAAGTTTGCCCATATAACCAAGGTGCATCCGTGCTTCAACGAAAAGATGCATGACAAAGTAGGAAGAATACACGTCCCAATAGCTCCTAAATGTAATATTCAATGTGGATTTTGTACAAGGGAAATAAATAAATGTGAACAACGTCCCGGAGTTGCATCACGGGTTATGACAGTTGATGAGGCAGTTGAACACGTTAGAAAAGTAACATCTGAAATGCCAATAGCAGTTGTGGGTGTTGCAGGACCTGGAGATGCCCTATTCAATGAGGCAACCTTTGAATTCTTCAAACGCATGGACAAGGAATTCCCTGAACTCATAAAATGCATGAGCACAAACGGCCTCCTCCTGCCAGATAAAGCCGATGAAATTGCTGACATACATATAAACTCAGTCACAGTTACAGTCAATGCAATAGACCCTGAAATTGGGAGTAAAATTTATTCCAATGTATTTTACAATGGAAAACTCTACGAGGGTAAAGAAGCCTTTGAAATACTCTCCAAAAACCAGCTTGAAGGTATAAAAAAGCTGGCTGAAAGAGGAGTGGTTGTTAAGGTCAACGCAGTTTTAATACCTGGATTGAATGATAAACACATCATAGACATAGCCCACAAGGTTAAAGAACAGGGAGCATCGC is part of the Methanobacterium aggregans genome and harbors:
- a CDS encoding methanogenesis marker 5 protein → MKIAVFPPNSLILADLVERKGHEALVLQKEIRKKVTDVEIDSPPLNITEEEPIKGLKYAAIEVPSGVRGRMAIFGPLIDEAEAAIIMEDAPFGFGCIGCARTNELSMFCLRKRGIPTLELKYPKSREETIEVVNKINTFLDGLEEENG
- a CDS encoding methanogenesis marker 15 protein, translated to MVKIAQISCGTDYSGVQKEIEKAAATFGSEIIIPEADLDYIDEAYEKFGFNAASSGIRLMIARAMSIVEGKTDADAVFIATCFRCAEGALVRNELRRFIQQNTHLPVVTYSFTERTKADELFIRMEALSTIVARKSLLAREKQEGLTIGIDSGSTTTKVVLMENNKIIGTGWLPTGDVIETANTGMDQAFEGTGYKLEDVDGVGVTGYGRLTIGHHMNAALIQEELSVNAKGAVFLAGHQRGEATVLDIGGMDNKVITVNDGIPDNFTMGGICAGASGRFLEMTARRLGVDITELGPLALKGNHMKAQLNSYCIVFGIQDLVTSLAAGGRKEDVASAACFSVAEQVYEQQLQEIDVREPLIQVGGTSLIGGLVDAVSTILGGIDVIVPEYSQYIGAVGAALLVSGLTKK
- a CDS encoding methanogenesis marker 17 protein gives rise to the protein MKVECYDENGAEVYEMIARHILQEVQVSRAVKDLNIYVDPREPVFIIVVRFEKAANPILLEDFADHELDSKANELFIRIRDETYLPDLLKKLWEIEGRNKVHQPSRFEVIIDDPKSDFKEMIVRDPQEDMKKKVYDAMFRIIPEGFRVIEHKNDGDILAMTCSDSLIKKEWLDKTDEMIEEMKE
- a CDS encoding radical SAM protein, which encodes MNESKFAHITKVHPCFNEKMHDKVGRIHVPIAPKCNIQCGFCTREINKCEQRPGVASRVMTVDEAVEHVRKVTSEMPIAVVGVAGPGDALFNEATFEFFKRMDKEFPELIKCMSTNGLLLPDKADEIADIHINSVTVTVNAIDPEIGSKIYSNVFYNGKLYEGKEAFEILSKNQLEGIKKLAERGVVVKVNAVLIPGLNDKHIIDIAHKVKEQGASLMNVIPLIPLHKFKDTPRPGCAELSEVRDAVEEILPVFRACTQCRADAYGVPGKEDKHLDMTPASHY